In Parasteatoda tepidariorum isolate YZ-2023 chromosome 2, CAS_Ptep_4.0, whole genome shotgun sequence, one DNA window encodes the following:
- the LOC107439779 gene encoding histone deacetylase complex subunit SAP130 isoform X5, with translation MPCWPRQLVRHSLITCSCPSMNNQKADSKSGDHEDNDHTQPINLVAARTPAPTSTFSSSSSGLTTQPLALRPHLEAQKTGLMTLYFRTPGPRPQGQVMGPVVGSQSSSGQHFTGKQGPDFKNSNISSWTVIRMPTSDMGPTGTTTANSSGTVTPGILPSALSGSGGRHMIPTAVHPVIAAGSSGPSMASIIRGSHQVPPSGHVIHQSFSSHVPRGPAAVASISAAPKSAVATPILRTPHSSATMALGSSSMMALHNPVRAKSPTLAGRTVTPPVGGSTSLPQVVDLQKSTVGHSLSTTTTHAGLGSRSLDSTVVRTGPSHPSSITIAKPINISQPIVQHLQQMYDKNTVKSVSNLSSTTTSSSSNTTPAHQTVLPGTFTSVNEAVSAISRTTVSTGFSTSIMQLSSTSLGTPLQALRASHVNQALHALSNVTSAGTPHQTLTVISAKSLMPANHSISLGTPAARSATPNTTGSSSGSSSIISSPSRPLNTASVIGATTIPVAKVYPQSPASSRSVSEPTTQDTTRSGSFHPQPVVTSTPRINPPATTANCGPQSVMISEKQNENSGVRFASLAKPQAGDGSSYATSSTAYLYHDQYPANLTMHQYSGNSSGFTTTQLRPVSWKTSELVSVSTSSNNNSQSVVTTSFNTLSSQGTVTNHTSPRPSILRKRTSESLNTVARKNLSGSLNNAEPMSPRPDLSNSINFTSVLSPKPTIEKSKEVISASGPATNNINSTIALIPPSAIKKEPGLPESPLHCIDPILKDSRQLVEASPRKKPRKQLLSTNELIETHSSEGDENNFDLKVKVKEEMDEDKNKNLTYYKRPSMSLLNTYRQTWKPRHNHFVRYSDVKPREEKKPTVNELANQKGILQQVNGWKVYHLSAQMEDIIEIEETVYSRLSDLLDFVESDPPVMKNRNLFSSEENRIINKLNDLIKGNLQRSKIVQEQITESKQQAIKILDHKTNVAEMVNKYVSRRPLKKKEKT, from the exons ATGCCATGCTGGCCAAGGCAACTAGTGAGGCATTCATTGATCACATGTTCATGCCCAAG taTGAATAATCAGAAAGCAGATAGTAAGTCAGGAGATCATGAAGATAATGATCACACTCAACCTATCAATTTAGTTGCAGCACGAACTCCTGCACCTACTTCTACCTTCTCTAGTTCAAGTTCAGGCCTTACAACGCAGCCTTTGGCTCTAAGACCACACCTTGAAGCTCAAAAGACTGGTTTAATG ACTCTGTATTTCCGAACACCTGGACCGAGACCTCAGGGTCAAGTTATGGGACCAGTTGTTGGATCTCAAAGTTCTTCAGGACAACACTTCACTGGAAAACAAg GTccagattttaaaaacagtaatataTCCAGTTGGACAg TTATCAGAATGCCTACAAGTGATATGGGTCCAACTGGAACTACAACTGCTAATTCCAGTGGAACTGTAACTCCTGGAATCCTTCCCTCTGCATTGAGTGGTTCAGGGGGTAGACATATGATTCCAACAGCGGTGCATCCAGTTATTGCGGCAGGAAGTTCAGGGCCATCTATGGCATCTATTATTAGAGGATCACATCAAGTTCCTCCTTCAGGACATGTTATTCACCAGTCTTTTTCGTCTCATGTGCCTAGag gTCCAGCTGCTGTTGCAAGCATCAGTGCAGCTCCTAAATCAGCTGTTGCTACTCCTATTCTTAGAACTCCTCATTCGTCTGCTACTATGGCACTTGGATCATCATCAATGATGGCTCTGCATAACCCAGTCAgg gCGAAATCACCTACTCTGGCTGGAAGAACAGTGACACCGCCAGTTGGTGGGAGCACTTCACTTCCACAAGTTGTAGATCTTCAAAA GTCGACTGTCGGGCATTCTCTTTCAACCACTACAACGCATGCTGGTCTTGGGTCACGAAGCTTAGACAGTACTGTGGTTAGGACTGGACCTTCACATCCATCGTCCATTACTATTGCAAAACCAATTAATATTTCTCAACCTATAGTACAGCATTTGCAACAG aTGTATGATAAAAATACAGTGAAGTCAGTGTCAAATTTGTCATCAACAACAACCAGTTCTTCTTCTAATACAACTCCTGCACATCAAACTGTTTTGCCTGGTACATTCACTTCAGTTAATGAAGCTGTGAGTGCTATTTCAAGAACAACAGTATCTACTGGTTTTTCCACTAGCATCATGCAGCTATCTTCTACTTCACTTGGGACACCATTGCAAGCTCTTCGAGCATCTCATGTTAATCAAGCTTTGCATGCATTGTCCAATGTAACTTCTGCAGGGACACCCCACCAAACTCTAACTGTCATTTCTGCTAAATCACTTATGCCAGCTAACCATTCAATTTCTTTAGGCACCCCAGCTGCAAGATCAG ctaCACCTAATACAACTGGTTCTTCATCTGGAAGCTCATCTATTATTTCAAGTCCGTCTAGACCTCTCAATACTGCAAGCGTAATTGGAGCGACTACTATACCAGTTg ctaAAGTTTATCCTCAATCTCCGGCATCCTCAAGATCTGTAAGTGAACCAACTACGCAGGATACCACACGCTCAGGAAGTTTTCATCCTCAGCCAGTTGTCACTAGTACACCAAGAATAAATCCACCAGCAACCACTGCTAATTGTGGGCCACAGTCTGTAATGatatctgaaaaacaaaatgaaaa ttctggAGTGCGATTTGCCTCCTTAGCGAAACCTCAGGCTGGTGATGGATCTTCATATGCTACATCTTCTACAGCATATTTGTATCATGATCAGTATCCTGCTAACTTAACTATGCATCAATATTCTGGGAATTCTTCTGGTTTTACTACAACTCAATTAAGACCAGTTTCTT gGAAAACTTCAGAACTTGTATCTGTTTCCACTTCTTCCAATAACAATTCTCAATCTGTTGTTACTACATCGTTCAACACTTTATCCTCTCAAGGAACTGTTACTAATCATACTTCTCCTAGGCCAAGCATCTTGAGAAAACGAACAAGTGaaag TTTGAACACTGTTGCTAGAAAAAATCTATCTGGTAGCTTGAATAATGCTGAGCCTATGAGTCCAAGGCCTGATCTGAGCAATAGTATTAACTTCACCTCTGTTCTTTCACCTAAACCAACTAT tgaaaaatcgaAAGAGGTTATTTCTGCATCTGGTCCAGCTACTAATAACATTAATTCAACAATAGCTTTGATTCCACCATCTGCTATTAAGAAGGAACCAGGTCTcccagaaa GTCCTTTACATTGCATTGACCCTATTCTTAAGGATTCCAGGCAACTTGTTGAAGCATCACCACGTAAAAAACCTAGAAAACAACTATT GTCTACTAATGAGCTAATAGAAACTCATTCATCAGAAggagatgaaaataattttgatcttaaagtaaaagttaaagAAGAAATGG atgaagacaaaaacaaaaatttgacttattaCAAAAGGCCCTCCATGTCACTCTTGAATACATATCGGCAGACTTGGAAACCTAGGCATAATCATTTTGTCCGATATTCTGATGTGAAACCCAGAG aagaaaaaaagcctACTGTGAATGAACTTGCAAATCAAAAGGGAATTCTCCAGCAAGTTAATGGCTGGAAAGTTTATCATTTATCAGCACAAATGGAGGACATT
- the LOC107439779 gene encoding histone deacetylase complex subunit SAP130 isoform X2 — MPCWPRQLVRHSLITCSCPSMNNQKADSKSGDHEDNDHTQPINLVAARTPAPTSTFSSSSSGLTTQPLALRPHLEAQKTGLMTLYFRTPGPRPQGQVMGPVVGSQSSSGQHFTGKQVIRMPTSDMGPTGTTTANSSGTVTPGILPSALSGSGGRHMIPTAVHPVIAAGSSGPSMASIIRGSHQVPPSGHVIHQSFSSHVPRGPAAVASISAAPKSAVATPILRTPHSSATMALGSSSMMALHNPVRAKSPTLAGRTVTPPVGGSTSLPQVVDLQKSTVGHSLSTTTTHAGLGSRSLDSTVVRTGPSHPSSITIAKPINISQPIVQHLQQMYDKNTVKSVSNLSSTTTSSSSNTTPAHQTVLPGTFTSVNEAVSAISRTTVSTGFSTSIMQLSSTSLGTPLQALRASHVNQALHALSNVTSAGTPHQTLTVISAKSLMPANHSISLGTPAARSATPNTTGSSSGSSSIISSPSRPLNTASVIGATTIPVAKVYPQSPASSRSVSEPTTQDTTRSGSFHPQPVVTSTPRINPPATTANCGPQSVMISEKQNENSGVRFASLAKPQAGDGSSYATSSTAYLYHDQYPANLTMHQYSGNSSGFTTTQLRPVSFAQHTSSNASHSSIPVTNPVQPINSVMVAVDSRHHVALHPPYGTSGKTSELVSVSTSSNNNSQSVVTTSFNTLSSQGTVTNHTSPRPSILRKRTSESLNTVARKNLSGSLNNAEPMSPRPDLSNSINFTSVLSPKPTIEKSKEVISASGPATNNINSTIALIPPSAIKKEPGLPESPLHCIDPILKDSRQLVEASPRKKPRKQLLSTNELIETHSSEGDENNFDLKVKVKEEMDEDKNKNLTYYKRPSMSLLNTYRQTWKPRHNHFVRYSDVKPREEKKPTVNELANQKGILQQVNGWKVYHLSAQMEDIIEIEETVYSRLSDLLDFVESDPPVMKNRNLFSSEENRIINKLNDLIKGNLQRSKIVQEQITESKQQAIKILDHKTNVAEMVNKYVSRRPLKKKEKT; from the exons ATGCCATGCTGGCCAAGGCAACTAGTGAGGCATTCATTGATCACATGTTCATGCCCAAG taTGAATAATCAGAAAGCAGATAGTAAGTCAGGAGATCATGAAGATAATGATCACACTCAACCTATCAATTTAGTTGCAGCACGAACTCCTGCACCTACTTCTACCTTCTCTAGTTCAAGTTCAGGCCTTACAACGCAGCCTTTGGCTCTAAGACCACACCTTGAAGCTCAAAAGACTGGTTTAATG ACTCTGTATTTCCGAACACCTGGACCGAGACCTCAGGGTCAAGTTATGGGACCAGTTGTTGGATCTCAAAGTTCTTCAGGACAACACTTCACTGGAAAACAAg TTATCAGAATGCCTACAAGTGATATGGGTCCAACTGGAACTACAACTGCTAATTCCAGTGGAACTGTAACTCCTGGAATCCTTCCCTCTGCATTGAGTGGTTCAGGGGGTAGACATATGATTCCAACAGCGGTGCATCCAGTTATTGCGGCAGGAAGTTCAGGGCCATCTATGGCATCTATTATTAGAGGATCACATCAAGTTCCTCCTTCAGGACATGTTATTCACCAGTCTTTTTCGTCTCATGTGCCTAGag gTCCAGCTGCTGTTGCAAGCATCAGTGCAGCTCCTAAATCAGCTGTTGCTACTCCTATTCTTAGAACTCCTCATTCGTCTGCTACTATGGCACTTGGATCATCATCAATGATGGCTCTGCATAACCCAGTCAgg gCGAAATCACCTACTCTGGCTGGAAGAACAGTGACACCGCCAGTTGGTGGGAGCACTTCACTTCCACAAGTTGTAGATCTTCAAAA GTCGACTGTCGGGCATTCTCTTTCAACCACTACAACGCATGCTGGTCTTGGGTCACGAAGCTTAGACAGTACTGTGGTTAGGACTGGACCTTCACATCCATCGTCCATTACTATTGCAAAACCAATTAATATTTCTCAACCTATAGTACAGCATTTGCAACAG aTGTATGATAAAAATACAGTGAAGTCAGTGTCAAATTTGTCATCAACAACAACCAGTTCTTCTTCTAATACAACTCCTGCACATCAAACTGTTTTGCCTGGTACATTCACTTCAGTTAATGAAGCTGTGAGTGCTATTTCAAGAACAACAGTATCTACTGGTTTTTCCACTAGCATCATGCAGCTATCTTCTACTTCACTTGGGACACCATTGCAAGCTCTTCGAGCATCTCATGTTAATCAAGCTTTGCATGCATTGTCCAATGTAACTTCTGCAGGGACACCCCACCAAACTCTAACTGTCATTTCTGCTAAATCACTTATGCCAGCTAACCATTCAATTTCTTTAGGCACCCCAGCTGCAAGATCAG ctaCACCTAATACAACTGGTTCTTCATCTGGAAGCTCATCTATTATTTCAAGTCCGTCTAGACCTCTCAATACTGCAAGCGTAATTGGAGCGACTACTATACCAGTTg ctaAAGTTTATCCTCAATCTCCGGCATCCTCAAGATCTGTAAGTGAACCAACTACGCAGGATACCACACGCTCAGGAAGTTTTCATCCTCAGCCAGTTGTCACTAGTACACCAAGAATAAATCCACCAGCAACCACTGCTAATTGTGGGCCACAGTCTGTAATGatatctgaaaaacaaaatgaaaa ttctggAGTGCGATTTGCCTCCTTAGCGAAACCTCAGGCTGGTGATGGATCTTCATATGCTACATCTTCTACAGCATATTTGTATCATGATCAGTATCCTGCTAACTTAACTATGCATCAATATTCTGGGAATTCTTCTGGTTTTACTACAACTCAATTAAGACCAGTTTCTT TTGCACAACACACATCAAGCAATGCATCACATTCTTCCATACCGGTTACAAATCCTGTGCAGCCAATCAATTCTGTTATGGTTGCTGTTGATTCTCGCCATCATGTTGCTTTGCATCCCCCATACGGCACTTCAG gGAAAACTTCAGAACTTGTATCTGTTTCCACTTCTTCCAATAACAATTCTCAATCTGTTGTTACTACATCGTTCAACACTTTATCCTCTCAAGGAACTGTTACTAATCATACTTCTCCTAGGCCAAGCATCTTGAGAAAACGAACAAGTGaaag TTTGAACACTGTTGCTAGAAAAAATCTATCTGGTAGCTTGAATAATGCTGAGCCTATGAGTCCAAGGCCTGATCTGAGCAATAGTATTAACTTCACCTCTGTTCTTTCACCTAAACCAACTAT tgaaaaatcgaAAGAGGTTATTTCTGCATCTGGTCCAGCTACTAATAACATTAATTCAACAATAGCTTTGATTCCACCATCTGCTATTAAGAAGGAACCAGGTCTcccagaaa GTCCTTTACATTGCATTGACCCTATTCTTAAGGATTCCAGGCAACTTGTTGAAGCATCACCACGTAAAAAACCTAGAAAACAACTATT GTCTACTAATGAGCTAATAGAAACTCATTCATCAGAAggagatgaaaataattttgatcttaaagtaaaagttaaagAAGAAATGG atgaagacaaaaacaaaaatttgacttattaCAAAAGGCCCTCCATGTCACTCTTGAATACATATCGGCAGACTTGGAAACCTAGGCATAATCATTTTGTCCGATATTCTGATGTGAAACCCAGAG aagaaaaaaagcctACTGTGAATGAACTTGCAAATCAAAAGGGAATTCTCCAGCAAGTTAATGGCTGGAAAGTTTATCATTTATCAGCACAAATGGAGGACATT
- the LOC107439779 gene encoding histone deacetylase complex subunit SAP130 isoform X1: MPCWPRQLVRHSLITCSCPSMNNQKADSKSGDHEDNDHTQPINLVAARTPAPTSTFSSSSSGLTTQPLALRPHLEAQKTGLMTLYFRTPGPRPQGQVMGPVVGSQSSSGQHFTGKQGPDFKNSNISSWTVIRMPTSDMGPTGTTTANSSGTVTPGILPSALSGSGGRHMIPTAVHPVIAAGSSGPSMASIIRGSHQVPPSGHVIHQSFSSHVPRGPAAVASISAAPKSAVATPILRTPHSSATMALGSSSMMALHNPVRAKSPTLAGRTVTPPVGGSTSLPQVVDLQKSTVGHSLSTTTTHAGLGSRSLDSTVVRTGPSHPSSITIAKPINISQPIVQHLQQMYDKNTVKSVSNLSSTTTSSSSNTTPAHQTVLPGTFTSVNEAVSAISRTTVSTGFSTSIMQLSSTSLGTPLQALRASHVNQALHALSNVTSAGTPHQTLTVISAKSLMPANHSISLGTPAARSATPNTTGSSSGSSSIISSPSRPLNTASVIGATTIPVAKVYPQSPASSRSVSEPTTQDTTRSGSFHPQPVVTSTPRINPPATTANCGPQSVMISEKQNENSGVRFASLAKPQAGDGSSYATSSTAYLYHDQYPANLTMHQYSGNSSGFTTTQLRPVSFAQHTSSNASHSSIPVTNPVQPINSVMVAVDSRHHVALHPPYGTSGKTSELVSVSTSSNNNSQSVVTTSFNTLSSQGTVTNHTSPRPSILRKRTSESLNTVARKNLSGSLNNAEPMSPRPDLSNSINFTSVLSPKPTIEKSKEVISASGPATNNINSTIALIPPSAIKKEPGLPESPLHCIDPILKDSRQLVEASPRKKPRKQLLSTNELIETHSSEGDENNFDLKVKVKEEMDEDKNKNLTYYKRPSMSLLNTYRQTWKPRHNHFVRYSDVKPREEKKPTVNELANQKGILQQVNGWKVYHLSAQMEDIIEIEETVYSRLSDLLDFVESDPPVMKNRNLFSSEENRIINKLNDLIKGNLQRSKIVQEQITESKQQAIKILDHKTNVAEMVNKYVSRRPLKKKEKT, encoded by the exons ATGCCATGCTGGCCAAGGCAACTAGTGAGGCATTCATTGATCACATGTTCATGCCCAAG taTGAATAATCAGAAAGCAGATAGTAAGTCAGGAGATCATGAAGATAATGATCACACTCAACCTATCAATTTAGTTGCAGCACGAACTCCTGCACCTACTTCTACCTTCTCTAGTTCAAGTTCAGGCCTTACAACGCAGCCTTTGGCTCTAAGACCACACCTTGAAGCTCAAAAGACTGGTTTAATG ACTCTGTATTTCCGAACACCTGGACCGAGACCTCAGGGTCAAGTTATGGGACCAGTTGTTGGATCTCAAAGTTCTTCAGGACAACACTTCACTGGAAAACAAg GTccagattttaaaaacagtaatataTCCAGTTGGACAg TTATCAGAATGCCTACAAGTGATATGGGTCCAACTGGAACTACAACTGCTAATTCCAGTGGAACTGTAACTCCTGGAATCCTTCCCTCTGCATTGAGTGGTTCAGGGGGTAGACATATGATTCCAACAGCGGTGCATCCAGTTATTGCGGCAGGAAGTTCAGGGCCATCTATGGCATCTATTATTAGAGGATCACATCAAGTTCCTCCTTCAGGACATGTTATTCACCAGTCTTTTTCGTCTCATGTGCCTAGag gTCCAGCTGCTGTTGCAAGCATCAGTGCAGCTCCTAAATCAGCTGTTGCTACTCCTATTCTTAGAACTCCTCATTCGTCTGCTACTATGGCACTTGGATCATCATCAATGATGGCTCTGCATAACCCAGTCAgg gCGAAATCACCTACTCTGGCTGGAAGAACAGTGACACCGCCAGTTGGTGGGAGCACTTCACTTCCACAAGTTGTAGATCTTCAAAA GTCGACTGTCGGGCATTCTCTTTCAACCACTACAACGCATGCTGGTCTTGGGTCACGAAGCTTAGACAGTACTGTGGTTAGGACTGGACCTTCACATCCATCGTCCATTACTATTGCAAAACCAATTAATATTTCTCAACCTATAGTACAGCATTTGCAACAG aTGTATGATAAAAATACAGTGAAGTCAGTGTCAAATTTGTCATCAACAACAACCAGTTCTTCTTCTAATACAACTCCTGCACATCAAACTGTTTTGCCTGGTACATTCACTTCAGTTAATGAAGCTGTGAGTGCTATTTCAAGAACAACAGTATCTACTGGTTTTTCCACTAGCATCATGCAGCTATCTTCTACTTCACTTGGGACACCATTGCAAGCTCTTCGAGCATCTCATGTTAATCAAGCTTTGCATGCATTGTCCAATGTAACTTCTGCAGGGACACCCCACCAAACTCTAACTGTCATTTCTGCTAAATCACTTATGCCAGCTAACCATTCAATTTCTTTAGGCACCCCAGCTGCAAGATCAG ctaCACCTAATACAACTGGTTCTTCATCTGGAAGCTCATCTATTATTTCAAGTCCGTCTAGACCTCTCAATACTGCAAGCGTAATTGGAGCGACTACTATACCAGTTg ctaAAGTTTATCCTCAATCTCCGGCATCCTCAAGATCTGTAAGTGAACCAACTACGCAGGATACCACACGCTCAGGAAGTTTTCATCCTCAGCCAGTTGTCACTAGTACACCAAGAATAAATCCACCAGCAACCACTGCTAATTGTGGGCCACAGTCTGTAATGatatctgaaaaacaaaatgaaaa ttctggAGTGCGATTTGCCTCCTTAGCGAAACCTCAGGCTGGTGATGGATCTTCATATGCTACATCTTCTACAGCATATTTGTATCATGATCAGTATCCTGCTAACTTAACTATGCATCAATATTCTGGGAATTCTTCTGGTTTTACTACAACTCAATTAAGACCAGTTTCTT TTGCACAACACACATCAAGCAATGCATCACATTCTTCCATACCGGTTACAAATCCTGTGCAGCCAATCAATTCTGTTATGGTTGCTGTTGATTCTCGCCATCATGTTGCTTTGCATCCCCCATACGGCACTTCAG gGAAAACTTCAGAACTTGTATCTGTTTCCACTTCTTCCAATAACAATTCTCAATCTGTTGTTACTACATCGTTCAACACTTTATCCTCTCAAGGAACTGTTACTAATCATACTTCTCCTAGGCCAAGCATCTTGAGAAAACGAACAAGTGaaag TTTGAACACTGTTGCTAGAAAAAATCTATCTGGTAGCTTGAATAATGCTGAGCCTATGAGTCCAAGGCCTGATCTGAGCAATAGTATTAACTTCACCTCTGTTCTTTCACCTAAACCAACTAT tgaaaaatcgaAAGAGGTTATTTCTGCATCTGGTCCAGCTACTAATAACATTAATTCAACAATAGCTTTGATTCCACCATCTGCTATTAAGAAGGAACCAGGTCTcccagaaa GTCCTTTACATTGCATTGACCCTATTCTTAAGGATTCCAGGCAACTTGTTGAAGCATCACCACGTAAAAAACCTAGAAAACAACTATT GTCTACTAATGAGCTAATAGAAACTCATTCATCAGAAggagatgaaaataattttgatcttaaagtaaaagttaaagAAGAAATGG atgaagacaaaaacaaaaatttgacttattaCAAAAGGCCCTCCATGTCACTCTTGAATACATATCGGCAGACTTGGAAACCTAGGCATAATCATTTTGTCCGATATTCTGATGTGAAACCCAGAG aagaaaaaaagcctACTGTGAATGAACTTGCAAATCAAAAGGGAATTCTCCAGCAAGTTAATGGCTGGAAAGTTTATCATTTATCAGCACAAATGGAGGACATT